The segment AGCGCCACCGCATGAATGCCAAAGCATTCTCGATGGTGGCCGCGGCGCTTTTCCTTTGTTCCTGCGCTTCGAGCCCTCCCGATGAGCCGCTACCGCCCGAACCGCCGAACAAGGCTCATTATGACACGCTCGCCGCATGCGGAGCGGTCGTGTGCGACGGATTCGCGCAACGAATCGAGGGTGGATCGCCATTTTCCACGTCCGGTTTGGCTTGCATCGTCGAAGCCATGCGAGATCGAAAGCCGGGCATGTATCAGATCGCGTTGAACCATACGTGGTCGAACGGCGCGGATGACGCCAAACACTTGATCATGATTGGAGCATCGGGTGACGTTCGAATCGGCACGCATCGGTATTCCTACGGTTCGGAAAATGCCGGCGGGAAAGATTCATGGGACCCCACCAGGCATTGTTCACTTGCCATGCCGAGCTTTTTCGATGCGTGCCTTGCGGCCGTCAAAATGGGCGAAGGACAAGACACGACGGATGAAACGTGGGGCTGTGTTTTCCCGGAATCGGCGCTGTCGACGCTCGAGATGCCGTGGTTCGAGAACTGCGAGGACCAGGCTCCGATTTGTGAATGAGGGCAGGCGGAAGGGCGCGGAGACGGCGTCTACTTCCGCCTTTGCTTGGGCTTTCCCAGCACTTCGGCCCGCTCAAAACACGCCCATTGCGACGAATCCACGGCCATCGAGCATGGGGACGAAAAACACTTGCGCGGTTTTTGCCGGTCCTTCCGGATGCTTTTCGCGAGGCCACAGGGCCAGCACGGCTGCACCTGCGAGCGCCGCACCTCCAACAACGAACGTAACCGTCGAAATGGTCGCGTCGGTGCGAGCCCCACTCTGCTCCACACGCATTTCGGCATCTGCGAGGTCACACTGCGTCACCACGCCGCCAATGCACGATTTCGCAACGACGTCATCACGCCACTTCGACCTGGCCCTCAACCCGAATACACTTCCCACGACGATGCTGGCGACTCCGGCCGAACCGAGCGTTATGGCGCCGATGTGCCTCGACGAAAGCCCCGGAGCTTCGACCGGTGCCAATTCACCAATGGCGACCGTCTCCGCAGCGGCCTCTTTCAATAGGACCACTTTTTCCCATTTTCGCCGTCCCGGCGCGGTCGCGGTAATCGTGTGTTTTCCTGGATCCAGGGGCAATGGTTGTCCCCAGAGCGGCGGATTGACGACATTGTCATTGTCCCGCACTTCGACGCCGGAGACGTTCGCCACGGAGGGTGGAACCTGCAGAGTGATTTTGGGCAAACGCGCTTCGAGCTTGGTTGCACGCTCCCGCGCAACGGACTCGCGCCCCGCTTGCCCGGTTCGCTTCGCCTCGTCCGCAATGTCGACGAAAAGCGCCCAAGCACTCGCGAGACGACCGACGTTTTCATAACAATCGCCCAGATGAAAACGAGTGCCCATGCCGGTGTCGAGCCGGTTGCTTTCTGCGAGTTTGGGACACGCCTCAGCGTACTTTTTCTCCTCCATGAGCTTCATCGCGTCGTCGTAAAGCTTTTGCGCGATGGCAATGTCTTGTGGAGAAGCCTGGGTGGCAGTTTGTGCCAACGCAAATCGCGGCAATCCCACGAAGCACGCGATCATGACCGCCCGAGTGAACAATGAATGGCAACTTTGGGAGTTCATATCGTTCACTTGCGGGTGTTGAATTCGTTGTTGGGTGTCGGCGCGGCTGTCGCTGTCGCCGTCGGCGCGGCTTTCGTCGTCGTTGCGGCTGTCACCGTCGGCGCGGCTGTCACCGTCGGCGCGGCTGTCGCCGTCGGCGCGGCTGACGCCGTCGGCGCGGCTGTCGCCGTCGGCGCGGCTGTCGCCGTCGGCGCGGATTTCGCCGTCGGCGCGATTGGTTGGTCTACTGTCGATTTGGGAGCGGGCTCCGGCTGATGCACCGAAGGCTCGGGGGCATTCGACACGCTCGCCACCGGAATTGCCTCGGGTGTCGCGGGCGGTGCCGCAGTGGTGCTTTCCGGCATTGGTTTGTCTTGCGAATCCATTGACGCGCGACTGATTGCCGGCGTCGCGACAGCCTCGGATGCGCCGTCGTTGCGACCCCCGGCGAGCATGATCCATGCGGCGATGCCCGCGAGGAGGCTCGCGGCAATGGCGCTTGCGACAATCGCATGCCGCACGGATGTCGCTGGACGTGCGGTCGTGACCATTCCGCCTTGCAATGTGGGTCCACCCTTTGGCAACTTCCGTTCAACCACGGTCACCGCGGTGTTGGCAGGAGCAGCGGCTGGAATGGCGGAATGGTCGATCGACGCTGGCAGGGGGTCCGAACCACGCCGCAACGTGGCCATGGGCAATGTGAACATGTCGCTGGCCGGCGCTTGCACGGCCGCACGAGCGCCCATTGCGAAGGGCGTGAGGGCACTGGCGAGCTCGGCGATGGTTTGATATCGTGCGCGGATGTTCTTTTCGAGGCAACGAAGGACGACGGCATCGAATTCGGGTGGAATTCCGGGATGGAACCAGGACGGGGCCTGAGCCTTGATGCGGTCGTCCAGTACTTGTGCAAATAGAACGGGATAGTGGTCGGATTTGAACGGGAGCGCGCGTGTCGTGAGCTCGTAAAGAATGACGCCGAGCGACCAAATGTCGGCGCGCCCGTCAACGGTTTTGCTGTCGTTCATCTGCTCGGGCGACATGTACACGGGTGTACCCATCGTGGTTTGCGCAACCGTGAGGCTCGGGGATTTCACGTCCGAGCCGCGAGTGACCTTGGCGATGCCGAAATCGAGCACTTTGACGAAGGGCTCACCGCGCACGCCCTTCGTGACGAACAAGTTTGCAGGCTTGAGATCTCGGTGGACGATGC is part of the Polyangiaceae bacterium genome and harbors:
- a CDS encoding protein kinase, whose protein sequence is MLHIEVGDVLADKYRVERVLGRGGMGMVIAVWHQDLHERRAIKLMLPEAVQQAGAVERFLREARAATRLKSPHAVKIHDVARLPDGAPYIVMEYLEGMDLDHILDSRGPLPIDEACRYILQACEAIGEAHALGIVHRDLKPANLFVTKGVRGEPFVKVLDFGIAKVTRGSDVKSPSLTVAQTTMGTPVYMSPEQMNDSKTVDGRADIWSLGVILYELTTRALPFKSDHYPVLFAQVLDDRIKAQAPSWFHPGIPPEFDAVVLRCLEKNIRARYQTIAELASALTPFAMGARAAVQAPASDMFTLPMATLRRGSDPLPASIDHSAIPAAAPANTAVTVVERKLPKGGPTLQGGMVTTARPATSVRHAIVASAIAASLLAGIAAWIMLAGGRNDGASEAVATPAISRASMDSQDKPMPESTTAAPPATPEAIPVASVSNAPEPSVHQPEPAPKSTVDQPIAPTAKSAPTATAAPTATAAPTASAAPTATAAPTVTAAPTVTAATTTKAAPTATATAAPTPNNEFNTRK